Genomic DNA from Rana temporaria chromosome 1, aRanTem1.1, whole genome shotgun sequence:
CATTGTGTAGAACACCAACTTAAGGATCAGGAATTTGTTTCTAACTACTCATACAAGTCACTGATTTCTGTCCCTAACAATGTGTCTGTAGAGACAACTGTGCTGGATCTGTCACATAATAATATCACAAACCTGGAATCAACCGATCTCAACTATCTCTTGCGTCTCAAAGTTCTCAATATTTCATATAATCTACTCGCTGAACTGAACAAAGACATATTTGACTCCAGCAAACGCTTGGAACATTTGGATTTATCCTACAACAAGCTTGAGAATGTCTCTTGCACATTTCCAGACGACCTTCGGTATTTGGACATTTCATACAATTATTTCACAACATTGGCTGTGTGTAAAGGTTTGGGAAATCTGTTAAAACTGGAGTACTTAGGGTTTGGTGCACAGCAAATACTGCAATCGGATATTGAAGCAATCTCTTCGCTAAAACTACAACGTGTGTTCCTCAATTTGGATAATCTAACCTATTACCAAAATGGCAGCTTACTCATGCTGAATACAAAGTACCTTCACCTTGCCTCTCTGTCTAAGAAAAATGATATTTTAAATTTGCTTTTTGATGCCGTGAATGTATCTGAATCTTTGGAACTGTCCAACTGTGCCAATGTTTTTTATATAGAAACAAGCTATATAACAGCAATAGCTCGTAATTCCAGAGTCACCAGTTTCTATTTGAATCGCCTTTCTCTATTATGGAATATAATTATCTTAATTCTTCAGGCTATATGGCAATCACCTGTTGAGAAGTTCCACCTTTCGGAGTTTACAATGCTAGGAAAAATCAACGAAGTTCCATTTGACTATTCCAACTCTTCCATGAAAGAGCTTcacttgcacaatattcaaagTAAAGTGTTTTTGTTTGACCAGACTATATTGTACAGATTGTTTTCTGAAATGAACATCGAAGTCCTGACCATAACTTCAGCCAATTTTCTGTTCATGGAGTGTCCTTTAAAACCTAGCAGCTTCCAGTACTTGGATTTCACCGGTAATGCTATGCCGGATGATGTCTTTCAAAACTGTGAAACGCTGATTAAACTGAGAACTTTGATAATGGCAGACAATAAACTGCAAAAACTAGCCAAGGTCAGCTCCATGACCAACAAAATGATAGCCTTGCAGCATCTTGACGTTAGCAGGAACCAGCTTGATTACAACGAAGAGGAATGCAGCTGGTCGCAGAGTATAACGAAGATGAATTTGGCTTTTTGTTCTTTGAGCAAttctgtttttaaatgtttgccaAAGAATATTACCTGGCTGAATTTGTCTAAAAATGACATAGCATTTGTGCCATTGGATATAACCCATtttgaaaaattagaatatcttaACCTTGCGAATAATCGATTCTTTGATCTACCAGACTGCACATTTTTACCCCATCTAATAGTGCTCCAGGTTGAAAATAATCAAATTCCTTATCCAACCACTGAATTAATTCATAGAAGTAGCAATGTCTCCAGGATAAACATGGGGCGCAACCCATTCCATTGTTTTTGTGAGATAAGAATGTTCATTGGTGAAGTGAAGAAATCCCCTGGGAAAATGATTGGCTGGCCAGAAAAGTATGTTTGTGAACACCCAGACAACCTTAACGGGGTCATGTTGGCTGACTTCTACATGCCTGAAATATACTGTAACATCTTTATACTGGTCCCAGTTATAGTTGTGCCAATAATCCTTGCTCTTGTTCTGTTGTTTATTATATGCAAATATTGTGACGTTCCATGGTACTTAAAAATGATTTTGCAGTGGACACAGACAAAGCGCAGGACTAGGACATCCAAAAGTGACTACTGGGAACTCGGGAGAGATTTTGACTTCCATGCTTTTGTTTCCTATAGTGAACACGATGCATCTTGGGTTAAGGAAATAATGTTGCCAAGTATAGAGAAGATGGACAACTCCATACGGATCTGTCAGCACGAGAGAAATTTCTTGCCTGGAAGACCCATTGTTGAAAACATTATTAATTGCATTGAGAAGAGCTACAAATCCATCTTTGTTTTATCTCCTCATTTTGTTCAGAGTGAGTGGTGTCATTATGAACTCTATTTCGCTCATCAACAACTGTTTACCGAAAAGACAGACAACCTCATTTTAATTCTGTTGGAACAAATCCCTCAGTACATCATCCCTTCAAAGTACTCAAGGCTGAAATCACTTATGGCAAAAAGAACATATCTGGAATGGCCAAAGGAGAAAAGCAAGCACGGTCTTTTCTGGGCTAATGTCCGAGCAGCTATTAGCATCAACTTGTCGGATCTGCATCGTGAAATTTCACACAATGAGTCCCAGGCTCTCCTAAATGATCAGGAAGATACCAACTCTGAGTCCGTGTCTGTCCCAAGTGAGAGTACAAAAGAAGATAATCTGTCTGggcactgagggccagatccacagccagcgggcttaacttgaatcttcctatttaagttacaccgccgcaaaatttctacctaagtgcccgatccacacagcacttacctagaaattttcggctgtgtaacttaaatctgtccgacgcaaggcgtgcccaatctaatggggcgattcccatttaaattaggcgcgctcccgcgccggacgtgctgcgcatgctctcgacgcgattttcccgacgtgctttgcgcaaagttacattacgccgagttttgtgaatcacgccgggtaaaaaaagttgcgtcgggaaaaaaaagagatgcggcgggaaaaaaaaaataaaaaaaaaaatttgacagcgtcgcgggaaagaagggtctacttttacatggtgtactaactttacactttgtaaaagtagccctaattttgcgtttgcaaactaacaacttacggagacttcacgaagggaaaccgattcgtggatctccgtaagtgctaatttgcatacccgacgcagaatttcgacgagaaatgcccccagcggcggccgaggtactgcatcctaagatccgacagtgtaaaactattacacctgccggatcttaggaatatctatgcgtaactgattctgtgaatcagtcgcatagatagaaacagggatacgacggcgtatcccttttgtggatctggccctgaatgtTTCAGATCAGTCAGATTACAGTAAACCTGATCTATCATTTATTGCCTTTGGGTGTACTGGAAGCAGCCACAAATGGGAAGATCTAGTAAGAGACTATGAGATTCAATGCTGGGACGAGGTCATCCAGcatccagggcaaagatgccaaactgcgcccccacCACATTCATAACGTGCAAGCTTAGGGGATCCTACAACCTAGAAGTCACTCGCTTGTCAAAATCACTGCTGccatcactactcctgtcagccttgtagCAGAAGGAAGGCATCCCCACCCCTacaataaaccattgcgcccagGGCAACCGTCCCTGATGAGATTTATTCATCCTGAAATCGATTGTTGAGAGCAGCTACCCACTGCAAATGTTGCTCTTGACTACAgtgacacttaggccgcgtacacacggtcgatccatccgatgagaatggtccgacagaccgttttcatcggttcaccgctgaagcatactgatggtctgatgtgcgtacacaccatcgtttccaaaaccgatcgggtcagaacgcagtgacgtaaaacacacaacgtgctgaaaaaaacgaagttcaatgcttccaagcatgcgtcgacttgattctgagcatgcgcgggttttgaactacGTACTAACCATCGGCTTTGACCTATCAGTCAGCCGTCCATcgtttcgattttaaagcaagttctctttttttggaccgaaggacaacagatcgatgggccgtacacacggtcggtttggaccgatgaaactgaacttcagtctgtttttatcggtttggaccgaccgtgtgtacgcggcctaacatatATTTTAGGTTGAAAGGGTCATTTTATTTACCTATGGAAAAGAAAAAGACTGTAGCTATTCAGAAGAAATATTCTAGCATGCTGCAAAGTTTGATCAATATCATGCCTAggtatgcacatttttttgcattgcttGCAACCACTATGTAGCACCTTAGTCTTTAATGAGATGGATTTGTGCTTCAAAAATAGTAAATCATTAAGCCTCAATTCACACTCGAGAATTTTTCAGCTTGTTACCATACTCCTGGCTATGCTCAACATGCAGAATCCCTATGCTTTCTAATTGTCACTGTTGTACACTCAGTCGTCCTACgctttacgcaaaaaaaaaaagtacatgagcttctttttgagTGTTCACCTGTAAACGTGAGATACATACTTTCCCTGCTTTTTTGCACCCAAAGAGGTCCTTACACTTCTTAAACTGCTGCCCTCCCCTTGCCCAGCCCAAGAAACAAATCCCTGAAGCTTGATAAACATTCGAAAACACCTGTAAACCATttgtaatatccccaaaaatagctTGAAAGGAGGCATGGGGAGCTGTCCCTGCTGGGAGAGCACAGTGATACTTGCTAGAGGCTATAGCCACTGGTAATAATCACATACAAAAATTCagcaagctggttgtacccaagtcgatcaatGGATCAACTTTGATACAATCAGCTTGCCCacagatggtttgaatctcaggcggtccctgctgaactggccaagattagAACCAAAAATTATATGTTAATCACCTGAACTGCAAGCTGTGGTTGCTGTTGATTTTGGATCTTGGATCGAGCTTTGGATTTCAAGGACATTTATTTTTCAGTATATTTGCATATACGTTTGATGTATTGGTTGAGGAAATAAGACATATACATATTGTTTATGAATAATATTAGATATGTGAAGAGTGGCACTTTGGGAGTGGATTATATGTACTAGcacataattagtaaataaataacaCAGGTTTTtctcgttaaccacttaaggactgcctaacgccgatatacatcggcagaatggcacggctgggcacaggcgcgtacatgtacgtcgcctttaagagcccagtcgtgggtcgcgcgtgcacgtgacccggtccaaagctccgtgaccgcgggacccgtggacccgatcgccgccggtgtcccgcgatcggtcacaggagctgaagaacagggagaggtgtgtgtaaacacaccttcctcgttcttcacagtggcagtgtcattggttGGCTGTTCCCTGATAttgggaaagacgatcaatgacgtcacacgtccagccacaccccctacagttagaaacacatatgagatcacacttaacccctacagcgccacctaatggttaactcataaactgcaattgtcattttcacagtaatcagtgcatttttatagcacattttgctgtaaaaattacaatggtcccaaaaatgtgtcaaaattttccgatgtgtccgccataatgtcgcagtcatgaaaaaaatcactgatcgccgccattagtagtaaaaattttttttttataaaaatgcaataaaactatcccctattttgtaaacgctataaattttgcgcaaatcgttaaacgcttattgcgattttttttaccaaaaactgaggaaaatttttttattttcgatttttttgggggggatattttttatagcagaaagtaacaaatattgaatttttttcaaaatttacactctatttttgtttatagcacaaaaaaaaaaatcgcggaaggtgatcaaatgccacaaaaagaaagctctatttgtggggaaaaaaaaggacgccaattgtgtttgggtgccacattgcacgaccccgcaattgtcagttaaagcgggggttcacccgtacatgacacattttccccttagatggatgctcgttttgtctaggggaatcggctagttgttttaaaatatgagctgtacttaccatttacgagatgcatcttctccgccgcttccgggtatgggctgcgggactgggcgttcctattttgattgacagtcttccgagaggcttccgacggtcgcatccatcgcgtcacgattttacgaaagaagccgaacgtcggtgcgcaggcgcagtatagagccgcaccgacgttcggcttctttcggctactagtgacgcgatggatgcgaccgtcggaagcctctcggaagactgtcaatcaagaaggaacgcccgctcccgcagcccatacccggaagcgacggagaagatgcatctcgaaaacggtaagtacagctcatattttaaaacaactagccgattcccctagacaaaacgagcatccatctaaggggaaaagagaaaaaaaaaagatcattgggtgaactcccgctttaaagcgacgcagtgccgaatcgcaaaaagcatcctggtcctttacctgcatattggtccgggtcttaagtggttaatagaaataGGGAAGTAGCACTGCTCTGGTTTAATAAACAACAAGGATGTAACTATAGCTGTCACAGACCATGGAAATGCTATGGAACATATTACAAAAACAGGTCTAGTGATTTCATAATAATTTATGCAGGCAGAAGTAGGATTTGCTACTGAGTAGGGCTCACATGTGCTGTATTAATAATTCATACTGCAGTGTCAGAACTTCATTAAAGCAATACGTATATTGCAGGATTACTCTTGTAGAATACATAGGTCTCAGTAGTTGGGTTGTCCATGAAAGAATTCTCCAGTCAAGAGAGATAAAACCCAACGTTAATATCAAAGACAATGTACACTATGACAATGCACCACACCACCCCACTACAACCGTTGCCActtatacaggggcagatccacaaagcgagtacgccggcgtatctactgatacgccggtgtactttcaaatttcctgcgtcgtatcgttgttttgaatcctcaaaacaagatacgacggcatctgggttagatccgacaggcgtacgtcttcgtacgccttcggatcttagatgaaattcttcggcgtccgctgggtggcgttcccgtcgtattccgcgtcgagtatgcaaattagctatttccgatgatccacgaacgtaagagcggccgtcgcattcttttacgtcgtttccgttcggctttttttcggcgtatagttaaagctgctatttggtggtgtacgcaatgttaagtatggccgtcgttcccgcgtcgaatttgaaaatattttttttttgtttgcgtaagtcatccgtgaatggggctggacgtaatttacgtccacgtcaaaccaatgacgtccttgcgatgtcatttagcgcaatgcacggcggtcaatttagggacggcgcatgcgcagtttgttcggcgcggggacgcgcttcatttaaatgaaacacgccccctactcgccgatttgaattatgcgccgttacgccgcgagagatacactacgccgccgtaacttacggcgcaaattctttgtggattcaaagattaaaaaagtaagttacagcggcgtagcgtatttcacatacgctgcgcccatgcaattgtacgaggatctgcccctggaTATTTTAGAAGTTGATTCAAAATGTAGTCTGCTGTATGACAATATGTTTCCTGTGTGccattaaaaaactttttttgtattcaCTTCTCTGTCCTCACTGTGATTCTTTATGTAACATaaaacacaaacatagcagggaAAACATGTTGGGGTACCTGGAGCATAAAGAGGGAATATTTAAAAAGCAGTGGATGTGACATGCATAAAATATTCACAGCAGGTAAATCTTCTTGGTGTATCTATTTTGCATTACAGAAATTGATTCAAAttcagtgaatgtttggtgaatgtcagattcactgctttataaatgtataataaatcacccctttaaaataatcacattttgttgctttgcagcttgaaatgaagacagacacagttttgttttatccagctgtatttagtagtgcaacttataacatccaagtgaaacatATAAACACCAACAAgtcatagaaagaaaaaaaaaagttggaaaaagtatcacccccttatgtcagtattttggaccacattttgcttaaattacagcatttagactgttgggatatgtctctactaactttgcatatctagactttgcaatatttgcccactcttctttgcagaactgctcaagttcaattaaatttgatggtgaccttttgtggactgcagtcttcaagtcattccgcagattttcaatggggtttaagtctgggctctgcctaggccatgcaaggacattcacctctTTCTCCTTcgaccactgtgtggtcatttttgctgtgtactttggatcattgtcatattGGAAGGCAAATCTTCTTGGAGGCAGTGTGTAGTGGGGGCACTTAGTGTGTAGTGGAGGCAGCGTGTACTGGAGGAAGTCAGTGTGTAGTGGGGGCACTCAGTGTGTAGTGAAGGCTGCGTGTAGTGGAGGCAGTGTGTAGTAGAGGCAGTCAGTGTGTAGTGGAAGCAGTGTGTAGTAGAGGCAGTCAGTGTGTAGTGGGGCCAGTCAGTGTGTAGTGGAGGCAGTGTGTAGTGGGGGCACTCAGTGTATAGTGGAGGCAGTGTGTAGCGGAGGCAGTCAATGTGTAGTGGGGGAACTCAGTGTGTAGTGGAGGCAGTCAGTGGGTAGTGGGAGCAGTTAGTGTGTAGTGGGGGCACTCACTGTGTAGTGGAGGCAGTCAGTGGGTAGTGGGAGCAGTTAGTGTGTAGTGGGAGCACTCAGTGTGTAGTGGAGGCAGTCAGTGGGTAGTGGGGGCACTTAGTGTGTAGTGGAGGCAGCGTGTACTGGAGGAAGTCAGTGTGTAGTGGGGGCACTCAGTGTGTAGTGAAGGCTGCGTGTAGTGGAGGCAGTGTGTAGTAGAGGCAGTCAGTGTGTAGCGGAAGCAGTGTGTAGTAGAGGCAGTCAGTGTGTAGTGGGGCCAGTCAGTGTGTAGTGGAGGCAGTGTGTAGTGGGGGCACTCAGTGTGTAGTGGAGGCAGTGTGTAGCGGAGGCAGTCAATGTGTAGTGGGGGAACTCAGTGTGTAGTGGAGGCAGTCAGTGGGTAGTGGGAGCAGTTAGTGTGTAGTGGGGGCACTCACTGTGTAGTGGAGGCAGTCAGTGGGTAGTGGGAGCAGTTAGTGTGTAGTGGGAGCACTCAGTGTGTAGTGGAGGCAGTCAGTGGGTAGTGGGAGCAGTTAGTGTGTAGTGGGGCACTCAGTGTGTAGTGGAGGCAGTCAGTGGGTAGTGGGAGCAGTTAGTGTGTAGTGGGGGCACTCACTGTGTAGTGGAGGCAGTCAGTGGGTAGTGGGAGCAGTTAGTGTGTAGTGGGAGCACTCAGTGTGTAGTGGAGGCAGTCAGTGGGTAGTGGGAGCAGTTAGTGTGTAGTGGGGGCACTCAGTGTGTAGTGGAGGCAGTCAGTGGGTAGTGGGAGCAGTTAGTGTGTAGTGGGGCACTCAGTGTGTAGTGGAGGCATTATAAAGTGGCAACCCTGGAAGCAGATCCCAGCTGTTTGTGTGTAGGTTAGGGAGCTGAAGCAATAATGATGGGGGGGAATTCCTGTAAGGAAAACTTTTCAGCACTCACTCACTAACCTCATGGCTTAAGTGTCAACAAAAATCTGCATGCTTACACATTAAGTGTacattccccctcctcccagtacaaattcgCCCCCTGCTAAAATCCCCTATCCTAGCACACATCTCTGCTCCCTATCAGCGTAAATAAcctcccccccctgaaaaaaatcacccttcctagcacaaatcttttaCCCCTCAAACTTCTCCTCCCAGTACataccctccccccacacttcaaatcccccctcccagcacaaattcccccaatCTCCCCATCTAGCAAACATCCTCCCAGATTCCCTTCCTAGTACAAATACCTCCCAATCATCCCTgctagcaaaccccccccccccaaatgtattcccttccccccctctatCTTTACCTTAAAATGCACCCTTTGTGAATGTTGAATACAGTTGGATGCACCCATAGTTCCTTTTTTGCAATATTTccatttgtccaatgaaaacgaagTGAAATAATGATCTGGTATTTTTAAATATGGAACTGAAACAAGTTGGGTTAAGACATCACACAATTGAAAAGTGTATTTCcccttttgcagccaaattgatGTACCAAATGTATATTTGATACATTTGTGCCCATTCACATAGTATAActttaaaaagtattaaaaaattgctgcttacatttttcttgctcttttttgaaaaatcaaAAAAAGAACGTTTTCTCTGTCTGCACTGTGCTGCAAGATGTCATCATCAGTTGTGAACTAGACTGGAACGGGAAACCCACATTCCGTGCGAGTTTCCTGAACCATGTTCAAAATGCACTGCACTTGTGATCTGCGGTAAGTGTCATTGTTAACCTAACGACACCCCAAATGTAGGTTACACACACAGTCCGTTTACCTGCACCagatctcacattttgaatgacaattactcagtcatgcaacactgtacccatatgacatttttatcttttttttcacacaaatagagctttcttttggtggtatttaatcaccgctgtttttttttttttgcgctataaaagataaaaagaaaaaaaattctgtaaaaacatgcatttttctttgtttttgttataaaatttagcaaattcataatttttcttcataattttTGACCAAAATTTATACCGCtaaatatctttggtaaaaataacccaaattggtgtatattatttggtctttgtgaaagttatagagtccacaagctatggtactgacggcctatctcattccacggaatttagtaagaggcattgtgagttttttgaagttgtaattttttcccacaattctttgcaaaatcaagatttttttttctcacacacagcatatgcataccacaaattaaaccccaaaacacattctgcttctcctcccgagtatggcaataccacatgtgtgagacttttgcacagcgtggccacatacagaggcccaacactgagggagcaccttcaggcgttctaggagcatacattacacatctaatttcctgactacctcttGCAATCTTGAAGGCACCAGGACAATTGAAACGCCccaaaaattaccccattttgaaaagaaaacaccccaacgtatattctatgaggcataatgagtcttttgaacatatcACTTTTTTCTACAAGTTTTTGGTAGATGTGGAAAGAAAATATTgtacatttatacaatatttctaacacatagcgtgtacataccaaaaatgacaccccaaaattgattctcctactcctcctgagtatggtgataccacatgtgggagacttttccacagcctggccacatacagaagcccaacatgcagggagcaccatcaggtgttctaggggcatacatttctcaaatctaatttgactaccAATTACACATTTGTGAGGCATTGTAGTGGTatggatgagaactgatgtggcatggatgagcatgaatggggatggatgagccGTGGATCGGGATTGCTGAGCATGGTTGAGCCATAAAtgtggatggctgagtatggatgggatggctgagcacggttgggtattgccgagtatggatgggtatggctgggtatcgccaagtatggctgggtatcacagAGTATGGCTGACTACGGCTGGGTatcgctgagtatggctgggtatcgccgagtatggctgagtatggctgagtatggctgggtatcgccgagtatggctgagtatggctgggtatcgctgaatatggctgagtatggctgggtatcactgaGTATGGCTGAGTACGGCTGGGTATCGCCGAGTATAGCTGGGTATCACCGAGTATGGctaagtatggctgggtatcgctgagtatggctgggtactgctgagtatggctgggggtGGACGGGTtgcctgagcatggatggatggatgagtattgctgagtatggatagctgagcatggatggatgagtattgctgagtgtagatggctgagcatggatggatggatgagtatgacagagggatggctgagcatggatgattGGATGAGTATGACAGagagtcgttaagtggttaacaaaccttGTTGCAGATTTAGTTTGAGCATGTCCTGTGCGGAGTGATCCGGAATGGGTGGGTTTGGTTCAGTATAATCACCTGATGCACTCTCAGTGTTCTATTAAGAAAAGTTGCAGTGTCAGCATCCCTTTGGTAGGAATTAACCCTATTGGTATCTCTAGAGTAGTGAGTCACCAAAAGTAAAATTGTTGTTGCAGAAGATGCCTAAAACCTGGCTTTTGGAGAAGTCCTGTACACCAACAATGTACAGAAGGCCTCTGAGCTTCCATTTTGCATTCAATTTTATTGAAAATTCcagcactgcagattgaaaaggaaaggtaattttaacATGATATTACaacatggcttgtgtagcaattgtaggtgctatattattattattattttaatttgctgtatttattttctgcagacgtggagttacactttaaacaaGAAGAAAATTATGAGCACAGCctgattttatgtttttatactCTTTTACTTTTAAGATATGTTAATAGTTCATGAATGCaatgtgtactgtatgtagcaGTGTGGGAAATTCCAGACCATTAGTACACATTACCAGTTCTCTGAATGAATAAGCTGAATAAGAATTTCTTATGTAAAGAGAGgatgaattctttttttttcaatggagacCTACATTAGTCTCATTTATTGCGACATCTTATGTAAgcataaaattgttaaaaaagaTGGATGTGTGTATAGTAAATATTGTATTTTCTCTGCAAGTAAGGGGGTTTCCCAGGACAGAAGTGCTTCTAAACAAGCTGTACGGGACTTTCCTGGAACCTCCTATTGCATTGGGACTGACAAATaccatttgtgattttttttcttgcagcccCACCTGCGGGTGAACTCTGGCATTTCATCCTAATGAAAAATACagataaacactatggcccggattcacagagagttgggcgcacattacgccgccgtaacgcaaacgccgtacgccacgccgacgcagcgtagagaggcaagcatggaattcaggaagccagtgctcccaacgctgcgtcggcgtggcataggtttcaaaggcgcaggccggtgtaggtggaagtgggcttgacccatgcaaacccatgcaaatgaggtgtgaccccatgcaaatgatggtccgagcgccagacaagtatgtttaccgaactgcgcatgcgccgtgatgtggacgcatccccctgcgcatgctcacaaccacgtcggaacaactgcctaagatacgccggagcaatgcgtacgccatgaacgtaacctacgcccagccagacacacgtccaacgcaaaatacgccggcttggctggcttgtgttccctggtgcagacctttgcatgtctgctgttgggttacacctcctttatggggcttaactttccgccggacgtacaacttacgtgcccctttcgtagcctgcgtcgggcgcatgcaggttcgtgaatcgccgtatttccctcatttacatatttgaatgactaatcaatgggagcggcaccatgctctcagcctaaatgtgcgcccactctacgccggcgtaagcaagatacgtccgcgggtgtagcctggttttaggcgcatctctgtttgtgggtcttgcacacagatacgacggcgcacatgtgcacttacgttggcgtaacttgttatacgtcggcgtaagtgctttgtgaatccgggcctatatgaccaaaagtattgggacacctgcctttgcac
This window encodes:
- the LOC120924275 gene encoding toll-like receptor 6, giving the protein MAELILLLTTIASVLIAAHCVEHQLKDQEFVSNYSYKSLISVPNNVSVETTVLDLSHNNITNLESTDLNYLLRLKVLNISYNLLAELNKDIFDSSKRLEHLDLSYNKLENVSCTFPDDLRYLDISYNYFTTLAVCKGLGNLLKLEYLGFGAQQILQSDIEAISSLKLQRVFLNLDNLTYYQNGSLLMLNTKYLHLASLSKKNDILNLLFDAVNVSESLELSNCANVFYIETSYITAIARNSRVTSFYLNRLSLLWNIIILILQAIWQSPVEKFHLSEFTMLGKINEVPFDYSNSSMKELHLHNIQSKVFLFDQTILYRLFSEMNIEVLTITSANFLFMECPLKPSSFQYLDFTGNAMPDDVFQNCETLIKLRTLIMADNKLQKLAKVSSMTNKMIALQHLDVSRNQLDYNEEECSWSQSITKMNLAFCSLSNSVFKCLPKNITWLNLSKNDIAFVPLDITHFEKLEYLNLANNRFFDLPDCTFLPHLIVLQVENNQIPYPTTELIHRSSNVSRINMGRNPFHCFCEIRMFIGEVKKSPGKMIGWPEKYVCEHPDNLNGVMLADFYMPEIYCNIFILVPVIVVPIILALVLLFIICKYCDVPWYLKMILQWTQTKRRTRTSKSDYWELGRDFDFHAFVSYSEHDASWVKEIMLPSIEKMDNSIRICQHERNFLPGRPIVENIINCIEKSYKSIFVLSPHFVQSEWCHYELYFAHQQLFTEKTDNLILILLEQIPQYIIPSKYSRLKSLMAKRTYLEWPKEKSKHGLFWANVRAAISINLSDLHREISHNESQALLNDQEDTNSESVSVPSESTKEDNLSGH